In Methanosarcina siciliae T4/M, one genomic interval encodes:
- a CDS encoding AlbA family DNA-binding domain-containing protein, whose amino-acid sequence MNLQSPINSGESETLEFKEKFDDRTAKSAVAFANAKGGMILIRVSRADRMEKK is encoded by the coding sequence ATGAACCTTCAATCCCCTATCAATTCCGGCGAATCCGAAACCCTTGAATTCAAAGAAAAATTCGATGACAGAACCGCAAAATCAGCTGTAGCTTTTGCCAACGCAAAAGGAGGTATGATCCTTATAAGAGTTAGTAGAGCTGACCGGATGGAGAAGAAATGA